Proteins encoded together in one Gemmatimonadota bacterium DH-78 window:
- a CDS encoding DUF6544 family protein, which produces MSVVFALLTAVHGLIHLMGPAKAFGWAELPELTDSISPGMGVVWLFAAVSMLVTAVLVATSSRYWWVAALVAVALSQAVVFSAWGDARWGTIANALILIGGLFGFLSEGPSSLRAEYRRAVQSRLVDAPMPSLFNESGLHALPDPVAEYLRRTGVPGRPVARHARAEWRGRIRSSPTEDWMEFTAEQYNFPAEPARFFFMKARRGFLPVDVLHVFENGHASMRVQLLSAVPLVHAQGPEMTQAETVTLLNDMLLFIPSALGDSDVRARLRWDPVDRNSARVFYRLGANEVSAELVFNDRSELVDFVSDDRFAASSDGSEFVQWRWSTPVHGYRDFNGLTLMSRGEGLWHAPDGTFPYIELELTALEVNGAAR; this is translated from the coding sequence ATGTCTGTTGTGTTCGCGCTGTTGACCGCGGTTCATGGCCTCATCCATCTCATGGGGCCCGCCAAGGCCTTCGGTTGGGCCGAACTGCCGGAACTCACCGACTCGATCTCGCCGGGCATGGGAGTCGTCTGGCTCTTCGCCGCAGTGTCGATGCTCGTCACAGCCGTCCTCGTGGCCACCTCGTCTCGGTACTGGTGGGTTGCGGCGCTCGTCGCCGTGGCCCTTTCGCAGGCGGTCGTGTTCTCGGCGTGGGGCGATGCGCGTTGGGGGACTATCGCGAACGCCTTGATCCTGATCGGAGGCCTTTTCGGATTCTTGTCGGAGGGCCCCTCGAGCTTGCGAGCCGAGTACCGACGCGCGGTGCAGTCGCGTTTGGTCGATGCACCGATGCCCTCCCTGTTCAACGAGTCGGGTCTACATGCACTCCCCGACCCCGTAGCCGAGTACCTGCGACGGACCGGAGTTCCGGGTCGGCCCGTGGCTCGACATGCGAGAGCGGAGTGGCGGGGCAGAATTCGATCCAGCCCAACCGAAGACTGGATGGAGTTCACGGCCGAGCAGTACAATTTCCCGGCTGAGCCGGCGCGATTCTTCTTCATGAAGGCGCGGCGGGGGTTCCTGCCCGTCGACGTCCTTCATGTCTTCGAGAATGGGCATGCGAGCATGCGGGTGCAGCTGCTTTCGGCGGTGCCCCTCGTGCACGCGCAGGGTCCCGAGATGACCCAGGCGGAGACGGTTACCCTGCTCAACGACATGCTTCTCTTCATTCCCTCCGCCCTCGGAGATTCCGACGTGCGGGCGCGACTGCGGTGGGACCCCGTCGACCGGAATTCGGCTCGTGTGTTCTACCGACTTGGAGCGAACGAGGTGAGCGCGGAACTGGTGTTCAACGACCGGAGCGAACTGGTCGACTTCGTTTCGGATGATCGGTTCGCAGCGTCGAGCGACGGCTCGGAGTTCGTGCAGTGGCGCTGGTCTACACCGGTGCACGGCTACCGCGATTTCAACGGCCTGACGCTGATGAGTCGCGGCGAGGGGCTGTGGCACGCGCCGGACGGCACGTTCCCGTACATCGAGTTGGAGTTGACTGCGCTCGAGGTGAACGGGGCGGCGCGCTGA